One genomic window of Haliotis asinina isolate JCU_RB_2024 chromosome 4, JCU_Hal_asi_v2, whole genome shotgun sequence includes the following:
- the LOC137281239 gene encoding uncharacterized protein isoform X1, translating into MGKRKCIQVLLILLIGYFAFSSHFKWTFRLDMLQRPKPWQGLDARVKGHSLNVTFNIDKRTKKILSQSIDDPSLVKPEITVVTAYFNIGSFAKGSSANIFTSVKYKNWMKVFGYIKNRLVAYTDSQDVYDHFVNLRRRFPSNMTKVFLIDRYNLWSFSLADKIRSIYKQPNYPEHQPNTVNENYSCAMHAKFELVNRVIAEELFPTKYFCWLDIGLFRSIADEKKTFKLQIPKEWDQRKVAYSALSSFKKEETIAKVIKNNMVWVGGAMFLGTAEVLLNYTEDYMNTVKMLIKQRLMNTDQQVIYSMYLPSSQVKPRVQIQTFSRQHNPYSYWFYLGYLCRETWLKTQTPVNETVQ; encoded by the exons CATCacatttcaagtggacgttcaGGTTGGATATGCTTCAAAGACCAAAG CCTTGGCAAGGCCTCGATGCTAGAGTGAAGGGGCATTCCTTAAACGTGACATTTAACATAGACAAGCGTACAAAgaaa ATCCTTTCTCAAAGCATTGACGATCCTTCTTTGGTCAAACCAGAAATTACAGTGGTTACAGCTTATTTCAACATCGGCTCCTTCGCCAAAGGCAGTAGCGCTAACATATTTACGTCGGTCAAATATAAGAATTGGATGAAAGTTTTTGGCTACATAAAAAACAGACTTGTCGCATATACCGATTCGCAGGATGTGTACGACCACTTCGTAAACTTGAGACGCAGGTTTCCCAGCAATATGACGAAAGTGTTCCTGATAGACAGATACAACCTTTGGTCTTTCTCTTTGGCTGATAAGATCCGGAGTATCTACAAGCAGCCCAACTATCCAGAGCATCAACCGAACACAGTCAACGAGAACTACTCATGTGCAATGCATGCTAAGTTTGAATTGGTCAACAGAGTTATAGCGGAGGAGCTGTttccaacaaaatatttctgctGGCTAGATATTGGACTCTTCCGGAGTATTGCTGATGAAAAGAAGACCTTCAAGCTCCAGATTCCCAAAGAATGGGACCAAAGGAAGGTCGCCTATAGTGCACTATCCTCCTTTAAGAAGGAAGAGACAATCGCAAAGGTTATTAAAAACAATATGGTGTGGGTTGGAGGTGCAATGTTTTTAGGAACAGCCGAAGTGCTTCTCAACTACACAGAAGACTACATGAATACGGTCAAAATGCTGATCAAGCAACGCTTGATGAATACGGATCAGCAGGTTATATATTCCATGTACCTGCCATCCTCACAGGTTAAACCTCGAGTTCAGATACAAACATTCTCCCGCCAGCACAATCCTTATAGTTATTGGTTCTATCTCGGATACCTGTGCAGAGAGACATGGCTAAAAACCCAAACTCCTGTCAATGAAACAGTCCAGTAA
- the LOC137281239 gene encoding uncharacterized protein isoform X2 yields MLQRPKPWQGLDARVKGHSLNVTFNIDKRTKKILSQSIDDPSLVKPEITVVTAYFNIGSFAKGSSANIFTSVKYKNWMKVFGYIKNRLVAYTDSQDVYDHFVNLRRRFPSNMTKVFLIDRYNLWSFSLADKIRSIYKQPNYPEHQPNTVNENYSCAMHAKFELVNRVIAEELFPTKYFCWLDIGLFRSIADEKKTFKLQIPKEWDQRKVAYSALSSFKKEETIAKVIKNNMVWVGGAMFLGTAEVLLNYTEDYMNTVKMLIKQRLMNTDQQVIYSMYLPSSQVKPRVQIQTFSRQHNPYSYWFYLGYLCRETWLKTQTPVNETVQ; encoded by the exons ATGCTTCAAAGACCAAAG CCTTGGCAAGGCCTCGATGCTAGAGTGAAGGGGCATTCCTTAAACGTGACATTTAACATAGACAAGCGTACAAAgaaa ATCCTTTCTCAAAGCATTGACGATCCTTCTTTGGTCAAACCAGAAATTACAGTGGTTACAGCTTATTTCAACATCGGCTCCTTCGCCAAAGGCAGTAGCGCTAACATATTTACGTCGGTCAAATATAAGAATTGGATGAAAGTTTTTGGCTACATAAAAAACAGACTTGTCGCATATACCGATTCGCAGGATGTGTACGACCACTTCGTAAACTTGAGACGCAGGTTTCCCAGCAATATGACGAAAGTGTTCCTGATAGACAGATACAACCTTTGGTCTTTCTCTTTGGCTGATAAGATCCGGAGTATCTACAAGCAGCCCAACTATCCAGAGCATCAACCGAACACAGTCAACGAGAACTACTCATGTGCAATGCATGCTAAGTTTGAATTGGTCAACAGAGTTATAGCGGAGGAGCTGTttccaacaaaatatttctgctGGCTAGATATTGGACTCTTCCGGAGTATTGCTGATGAAAAGAAGACCTTCAAGCTCCAGATTCCCAAAGAATGGGACCAAAGGAAGGTCGCCTATAGTGCACTATCCTCCTTTAAGAAGGAAGAGACAATCGCAAAGGTTATTAAAAACAATATGGTGTGGGTTGGAGGTGCAATGTTTTTAGGAACAGCCGAAGTGCTTCTCAACTACACAGAAGACTACATGAATACGGTCAAAATGCTGATCAAGCAACGCTTGATGAATACGGATCAGCAGGTTATATATTCCATGTACCTGCCATCCTCACAGGTTAAACCTCGAGTTCAGATACAAACATTCTCCCGCCAGCACAATCCTTATAGTTATTGGTTCTATCTCGGATACCTGTGCAGAGAGACATGGCTAAAAACCCAAACTCCTGTCAATGAAACAGTCCAGTAA